The window TAACCCGAATAGGTATGAAGAATGTACCAAGCCTTAGCCATTACTTAAAATATCCAACCCACACAAGCTATAAAGAAAGCATCAAGACCGCCGAGAAAAACAGCTACAATAAGGGTAGAAATCAACACTACTTTTACTGAAGACCCAACTTCAGAAGCTGTAGGCCAGACAACTTTTCTAAGCTCGCCTATACATTCTTTCCAAAAAGTTCCAATTTTAGCCATAAAAACCTCGTTTTTTAAAATTACAGGCCAGGAAGGACTCGAACCCTCAACATTCGGTTTTGGAGACCGACGCTCTACCATTGGAGCTACTGACCTAATTGAATCTAAGCCCGATGCCTTACGGCACGGACTTATTCGACTACTTTATCTTTGTTTCCTTATGCAATGTATGCTTGCGATCAAAAGAGCAATACTTCATCAATTCAAGCTTACCCTGAATGTTTTTTCTGTTCTTAGATGTAGTATAATTTCTTCTTTTACATTCGCTGCATTGAAGAGCTATGAGCTCTACAGCCGTTTTTTTAGCCATTACTTTACCCTCCGCAAAATTCTAGGTCATCGTTTCCGAAAAGCTCCCGAGCAGAATTGAACTGCTGACCCCAACCTTACCATGGTTGTGCTCTGCCGACTGAGCTACAGGAGCAAAATGCCAACAAAATAGGTTCAAGCATTTTATCAAATCGAGTATTTTTTGTCAATAGCTTGACATGGAATTTTAGCGAAATTAGAAATAAAATCAGACATTCCTAAATAAAGAAAGGATGCCTGATTTTAAAGAATCAACAACCCCAACGCAGAGCGTACGTTGCGTAGCAACAGGGTATTAAACCCTCCGCACGAATAAACTTAAAAAATCCGGTACTTTTAAAAGTTATAAGTCTGCAAAACACTCAAAATATAAGAAAATCTTTCAGCATAATAATTAATTTTAACTTCTTCTAAAAGGTTTTGAGCAGCATATAATTCGTGAATACTGCTCTTGCCCTGCTTATAGAGCTCTTCGGCAAGGGTAAAGTACTTTTTTTGAATTTCAAGGGAGGATTTTGACATTTCGGATGTAAACAGGGCTTTTTCGATATTTTTTAATCCTTTCTTTTTTTCTTCTTCAAGGCTGCGTCTTAAAAAGGTCTCGTTCAAAGAGTTAATTTCTTTTAAAATTTTAAAATTTTTATTCAGCCTAAAATCATCATGTAATGGAGAAAGATTTATCCTTAAATTCATAGATACCGACCATTTAAGCCTTGGATTATCCTTCCAATAGCCCATAAAGGCTGCCGGAAAAGACGGATAACGGTCTTTCGACGGAAGCACATCGGCACCGAAAGAGAAAAAAAGCCTTGGAATACTATTATTAAAATTTTTAACCGACTGCATCCAAGAAATTTCATGCCGTAAAAGGCTTAGCTCATCCTCAACTGAAGCTTCTTTTTGAAGATAAAAAGCAAAATTTTCAAAAAAATCAAGCCAAGAATCAATATCTTCATTTAAATCTCTAAAAGTTAACCCCATAGATTCTATTTCACCTATAAGAGCTTCATAGCTTTGTTCCGCTTGAAACAGTAAAATTTCCTCCTGCCGAATCTTTTTGTTCTTTTCGGAAAAATCAAGAACAGAAAGCTTTCCTTGCAAAAATAAAATTTCGTTTTTTTGTTTTTCTTCGATATTCCAGTTTTGTACATTTTTTAAAAGCTCCAGCTTTTTCTTTAAGATTTTTTCCGAGCCTATGGCCGAAATCATTTTAATAATCAGGGCCTTTTTATTTTTATCCCTTTCAAGCATGGAAAGCCGCCTTTTATTTTGATATAGGCCGAATTCCTGTTTTACAAAATCAGGCAAGGCAGAAGGAGCCATAAACCAAAGCGGGACATTCAGCCCGGCAGAAGAGCTAAATTTATAGGAATAGTCCGGTTTATTGTCAAAAAAAATTCCGCATGATTGCTTACCTGTAAGATTAAGGCTCATGCCCAGAGGAAGCCTTTGACTGATCCCTAAGGATGCAGCAATATCAAAAGCCTTATAGTGCTTATCCAGTTCTGTACCTGAAACAGAAGTATTTACATCAAGATACGGAAAAGGCATCCACCCTGCAAATTCCGAAAGCAGACTCATCTCATTCAGCTTAAAACTCAATTCCATTTTTTTATATTGTTGATTTTTTTCAATCAGAGGATTTATCTTATCAAAAAATTCTTTTATACCGACTTCCATTTTTATTTCAGCATTGGCTGAAAATAAAATAAGACCAAAAATTATATTTAATACAAATTTTTTCATTTTACCTCCAATCTTTTTAGTATAAATGACAGGATAGAACCAGTTTCGGTGATTATCGATGCCTCGGCATCCAATCCGACTTTTAAAAAATGAGCCATACCCTTTTTATCCGGCAAGGTATTCCCATCCAATTTTACAAAGACGGCATACTCGGAACTTTTTGCTCCCAAGAAAACATCGGGGAGGATGGTTTCCACTTGCCCGTCAAGGCTGCCGAATTCATGATGAGGAAAGGCAGGAAATTTTAAACGAACCTTCATGTCTTCTCTTACAAGCCCCGCCTTCGAAGAAGGAAGCCTTAGCACAACCCTAATGTTTTCACTTGAGGAAGGCACAATCTTTAATATTTCTTGGCCGCTAAAAACATTATCCCCGCAGTTAAGAGATGAAATTTCCTGCACTTCTCCCGAAATAGGAGCATAGACTGTAAAAAGTTTTAAACTTTCTTCCATTTTAAAAATGGAATTGCTTAAATTTTCTTTTTGAAACTCTAAGGCTTCTTTTTCGCTGAGAAGGGAATGGAAAAAAGAATTTTTATACTGCTCCAAGTCTCTTTTGCTTTTTTCAACATTTAAATTGAGAAGCTCAATTTTTTGGTTTGCCAAACTAAAATCTGGAAGAGCTTTTTCCTCTTCAAAAATTCTGGAGTTTAGCTCTAAAGCTTTTTCCAGATTTGTTTTTACCGAAAAATAATTTTCCATCCGTTTGTAAGCTATTTTTCTTTCAAAGGGAACGAGCATTAAGTCTTTTTCAGCACTTTTAATGCAGGCTTCTGTATCCTTAATTTTTTCTTCGATTTTAAGCATCAGATCCTCAAGGTTTTGTCTTTCCTTTTGAGCAACCGTATCGTCAATGCTTAAAAGAATAGCCCCTTTTTCGACATATTGGCCAGAGGTAAAGTGAATATTTTGTATCTTCCCTGCCGTAAAACTTTTTACAAAGGAAACATTTTCTATGGGACGCACCATTCCTGAAGCCCTTACAACTTCTTCTTTTTTTCCTAAAATAAGCCAAGCCGTTGTGCAAAGAGCCAGAAGGCAGATAATTGAAATTACGGAACTGAAAATCCCGGTTTTTTGCTCTTGAAGCACTTCGCCGGTATAAGTTAAATCTTCAACATATAAGATGGATTTCATGCTACAACCTCCTCCATATTTTGTGTTTCCCATAATCTTGAATAAACCCCGTATTTTTCGAGCAAATCTGCGTGTGTTCCCGCCTCGGCTATTTCGCCCTTATCGAACACGAAGATTTTATCGCAGTCCTTGATTGAGCTTAACCTGTGAGCTATGATTATCGAAGTCCGGCCTGCACCGATTTCTTTGAGAGTATTCAAAACTTCCGCTTCCGAAATTCCATCCAGAGCTGAAGTAGCCTCATCCAAAATCAGCATGGATGGATTGTGTAAAAGGATACGTGCAATAGCTATACGCTGCCTTTCTCCTCCGGAAAGGGTGGTGCCTTGCTCCCCGACAAGGGTATTGTACCTATCGGGCATGGATTCGATAAAAGAAGCAGCGCCTGAAACTTCGGCAGCTGCCATCATCCGCCTGTAATCACCGTTTCCTGAACTCCAATTTATGTTTTCCGCTATCGTTCCCGAAAACAAGAGAATGTCCTGAGGAACATAGCCTATTTGCTTACGGTAAGAATCGTTTTTTAAGTCTTTTAGGTTTATATCGTCTACAAAAATATCCCCTTCCTGTGCAGAATAAAATTTCATCAAAAGCTTTGCAAGGGTGGTCTTGCCGGAACCTGAAGCACCGACAAAGGCGACCCTTTCCCCGGGATTTATACTTAAATTTATGTTCTTCAAATTTTTTGAATGGGAATCGTAGCCGAAGGATAAATTTTTTATATCGATTTTGCCTGCAAGGCCATTCGATTCGATTTTTCCCTTATCCAAATTTTCTTCGGTTTCTTCATCAAAGATTTCAGCAAGCCTTTCCGCTGCAACATAGGCCTCTTGAAGCTGTGGCTGAAGAGTTAAAAGCCTTGCAAGAGGATCCAAAAAATAACCTGAAAGGATGACAAAGGAAATTAATTGGCCTAAAGACATTGAACCGTTTAAGATATTTAAACTTCCGAGCCAATAAATAGCCAAGGTTCCGCATCTTCCGATAAAATTTTGGAGGCTGTTTTGATAATTGGAAAAAGATGCAAGTTTGATACCCTTTCTGATGGCACTTACGATTTTAAACTCGGCTCTTTCAAGGGCCTTAGATTCGGCACCCAAGGCCTTAATCGTAGCTATTCCGTTAAGACTTTCAACAATACAGGAGTGTTTTTCGGCCTCGGCGGAGGCCCTGGCCCTTATCATTTTTTGATAAGGCCTTGCATACAGCCATACCAAAACCGAACTTACCACCACAGGCACAAGGGCTGCAACAAGCAGATTTGAACCGAGGGAGATTAAAAATATTGCTCCGAAAATAAGCATCAATGAATCTAAAACAACGGTCAGGGCCGTAGCGGAAATAACCTGCCTTATCGTAACAGTATCGTTCATCCTTGCAACAAGCTCTCCGGTCTTTTTTCCCGTAAAAAAACGCATCGGTAAGTGAAGAACATGCTCAAAATATCGATAGACCAAAACCGTATCAATCTTATAACTCATACTCATCAAAAGCTGATTTCTGGCCAAACCCAAAAGGCTTCTAAAAATAATTACGCCCAAAAAGCCTACCGAAAAACCGGTAAGAGTCTCTCTTAAATTGGAGCTTAGTACCTCATCAATCAAAAACCTAAAATAAAACGCACTAATAATGCCCAAAAAAGACAGGATAATGCTCGCTATTAAAATTTCCGCACATATTTTTTTGTGAGACCTTAAAATAGGCAAAAATCTGGTTAAGCCCTTTGATGAAGCACTTTTTTCGGAAAAATCCGGCTGGGGCAAAAGTATAAAAAAAGCGCCTGTCCAATTTTTTTGAAAAACCTCTGTGTTTATTTTTTTATATCCTTCGGAGGGATCCGCCAAATAAACATAGTTTGAATCCGATTTATAAACGACAAGATAATGGTTATCGCTCCCCCTTACAGCATGAGCAATAAAGGGCATAGGAATATTTTTTGGGATTTCTTTTGATTCAGAAAGAGCCCCTCGGCATGAAAACCCTAAGGTCTCGGCAGCATGAATTATGCCCAAACCTGAAGCTCCCCTTTTACCGCCTTGAAACAGCCTTCTTATCTTATCTATATCGATCGGCTTCCCATAATGCCTGCATATATTTGCAATACATGCAGCTCCGCAATCTTCACGGGTTTTTTGTAAAATTATATTTTTCATATATACCTCTCTATAATTCTTATAGTTTTTTTTTGTAATTAATAGTAATTTTTTAAATATGTGAGAAAAAAAAATTACAGCTTGAAAAAAGAGTAAAAAAAGAGTATTATTAGTTAATATCAAATGGGAGGTATTTAATGAAGAAAAATTATAAATTACTGATTTTGATGTCTATCCTTGTGCCGCTTTTGTTTGCATCATGTGCATCAAAGCAAAAAACACAAGATATTCCGCCTGAGCCGAAAGTAGAAGAAGTAAAGGCTCCGGACGTAGAAAAAGAAGATCCTAAACAGGAAGACGTTAAGCCGGAAGTACCCAAGACTGACCCTCTTCTTGCCAATCTCAAACTTTTTCAAGGTGAAAACGGAAAGGTTAACAAGGCGAGAAAAAAAGCTGTAGAGCTGGGTGCAGACGAAGCATATCCCGATTTTTTTAATGCTGCGGATGACGTTAAACAAACGGCCGACACAGCTGCCGAAACAGGGAATTTAAAAGAAGCTATAGCAAAATACGACGAAGCCGTCATCAAATATGAAACCCTTTCAAATTTGATGAGTTCAGCAGCTTTAAGAACCGAAATAGAAGCTAACGGTTTTGCAGCATATTCCCCGTCAGACTATGCAGATGCCGAAAGGTTTTCAATCAATACCGTAGATCATTACCCCTTAGATCATAAGATGGCAAAAGAATCTTCGGAAGACGCTTTGAAGCTTTATAAAAAAGTTGTAAATAAGGGATACTTTGAATTTGCCAAAACAGCAAAAGATTCTGCAAAAGAGAGTAAATATTACTGTGATTCGATCAAGGTTGCAAGAAGCAGAAAGGAAGAATACAACAATGCCGTCAAAACATATAACCGCGGAAAATCGGCTGCCGATAAGGCTGATTATAAGGAAGCCTACATGTCGTATGATGAAGCTGCAAAACTTTTTGCAAAACTATACGTAGAGGTTTCTTTAAAACGGGCAGAGGCCGAGAGAGCTATGGCTGAGGCTGCAAAACGGCAGCAGGAAAGCTCGGATCTGGCCTTAGAGGCCGACAAAGAAGCTCCTTTGACCGAAGGCGGAGAAGGCTTTACCGAAGGAGACCTTGATTTACAAAACCTGTCAACACCTCAGACCGGAGCGCCTGTTGAAAACATCAACACCAAGGGCGATGCACCTGCAA of the Treponema denticola ATCC 35405 genome contains:
- the secE gene encoding preprotein translocase subunit SecE produces the protein MAKIGTFWKECIGELRKVVWPTASEVGSSVKVVLISTLIVAVFLGGLDAFFIACVGWIF
- the rpmG gene encoding 50S ribosomal protein L33 — its product is MAKKTAVELIALQCSECKRRNYTTSKNRKNIQGKLELMKYCSFDRKHTLHKETKIK
- a CDS encoding TolC family protein; its protein translation is MKKFVLNIIFGLILFSANAEIKMEVGIKEFFDKINPLIEKNQQYKKMELSFKLNEMSLLSEFAGWMPFPYLDVNTSVSGTELDKHYKAFDIAASLGISQRLPLGMSLNLTGKQSCGIFFDNKPDYSYKFSSSAGLNVPLWFMAPSALPDFVKQEFGLYQNKRRLSMLERDKNKKALIIKMISAIGSEKILKKKLELLKNVQNWNIEEKQKNEILFLQGKLSVLDFSEKNKKIRQEEILLFQAEQSYEALIGEIESMGLTFRDLNEDIDSWLDFFENFAFYLQKEASVEDELSLLRHEISWMQSVKNFNNSIPRLFFSFGADVLPSKDRYPSFPAAFMGYWKDNPRLKWSVSMNLRINLSPLHDDFRLNKNFKILKEINSLNETFLRRSLEEEKKKGLKNIEKALFTSEMSKSSLEIQKKYFTLAEELYKQGKSSIHELYAAQNLLEEVKINYYAERFSYILSVLQTYNF
- a CDS encoding HlyD family secretion protein; this encodes MKSILYVEDLTYTGEVLQEQKTGIFSSVISIICLLALCTTAWLILGKKEEVVRASGMVRPIENVSFVKSFTAGKIQNIHFTSGQYVEKGAILLSIDDTVAQKERQNLEDLMLKIEEKIKDTEACIKSAEKDLMLVPFERKIAYKRMENYFSVKTNLEKALELNSRIFEEEKALPDFSLANQKIELLNLNVEKSKRDLEQYKNSFFHSLLSEKEALEFQKENLSNSIFKMEESLKLFTVYAPISGEVQEISSLNCGDNVFSGQEILKIVPSSSENIRVVLRLPSSKAGLVREDMKVRLKFPAFPHHEFGSLDGQVETILPDVFLGAKSSEYAVFVKLDGNTLPDKKGMAHFLKVGLDAEASIITETGSILSFILKRLEVK
- a CDS encoding peptidase domain-containing ABC transporter translates to MKNIILQKTREDCGAACIANICRHYGKPIDIDKIRRLFQGGKRGASGLGIIHAAETLGFSCRGALSESKEIPKNIPMPFIAHAVRGSDNHYLVVYKSDSNYVYLADPSEGYKKINTEVFQKNWTGAFFILLPQPDFSEKSASSKGLTRFLPILRSHKKICAEILIASIILSFLGIISAFYFRFLIDEVLSSNLRETLTGFSVGFLGVIIFRSLLGLARNQLLMSMSYKIDTVLVYRYFEHVLHLPMRFFTGKKTGELVARMNDTVTIRQVISATALTVVLDSLMLIFGAIFLISLGSNLLVAALVPVVVSSVLVWLYARPYQKMIRARASAEAEKHSCIVESLNGIATIKALGAESKALERAEFKIVSAIRKGIKLASFSNYQNSLQNFIGRCGTLAIYWLGSLNILNGSMSLGQLISFVILSGYFLDPLARLLTLQPQLQEAYVAAERLAEIFDEETEENLDKGKIESNGLAGKIDIKNLSFGYDSHSKNLKNINLSINPGERVAFVGASGSGKTTLAKLLMKFYSAQEGDIFVDDINLKDLKNDSYRKQIGYVPQDILLFSGTIAENINWSSGNGDYRRMMAAAEVSGAASFIESMPDRYNTLVGEQGTTLSGGERQRIAIARILLHNPSMLILDEATSALDGISEAEVLNTLKEIGAGRTSIIIAHRLSSIKDCDKIFVFDKGEIAEAGTHADLLEKYGVYSRLWETQNMEEVVA